The window TCAGTGAGAAGCGACTTCTGCCGCAACATTCTTCTTGCTTGACGCGCCCGAGAGGCGGCTGGAGACCACGATCGCCACGATGATCAATGCGCCACCGATCAACATGCGTAGCGTCGGATTTTCATCAAACAGCAGCCAGGCCATGGTGATGCCGTAAACCGGCTCCAGGGCGAAAACCACGGCGGCGGTCCGCGCCTTGATCACTGCCAGACTGGCGACGAAAAGACTGTGAGCGACGCCAGTGCAGAACACCCCGAGCAAACCGATCCACAACCAGTCGATGGTGCGCACTTCGCTTAACTGCGGTGCCGCCAACGGCAACAGGCACAACGCGACCACCACGTTCTGACACAACGCAGCCTGCACCGCCGGGATTCGCCCGGAGCTGGCGCGGTTGGTTAGCGATAGCAGAGAGAACAGCAAACCTGAGCCCACCGCCCACAGCAGACCCATTGTGGCGCCGCTGGCCAGATCGAAATCAGGGGTGACCAATACCAGCCCGATACTGACCAGCACCACCAGCAGGATTTCGTTGGCGCGAATTCGCTCGCGGAAGATCAGTCCTTCAAGGATTACGGTAAACGCCGGGAAGCTGGCGAACCCCAAGGTCGCGATCGCCACGCCTGCGACTTTTACCGCAATGAAAAAACTTACCCAATGCCCGGCCAGCAGTAAGCCGCTGAGCAACAGTCGGCGCCAGTCCACTGCCTCGAGTTTCTGCCAGCGAGTCGCACTGGCGAATCGTGCAAAAACGGCTAATGCCAGCACGGCGAACGCGGCACGCCCGAAAACGATGACGGCGGGAGAGGCGGCAGCCAGTTTGCCGAAGACACCGGTCAGGCCGAACATCAATGCGCCAATATGCAAAGCGCCGAGGGCGGTACGGGGAGTCATTGCAATCCTTGAAAAACGTATAAAACCAGGCCCTACATTGAACCGCGCAACGTCCCGTTGTGTCTGTCGCCAGACTCGCGTCCTTTGTCGCCAACCTCGCGCCGCAATTTTCCAGGCGATGCCCCAAACTCCCGCAACACCGCCGCCGCGAAGGCGCTCTGGGAACTGTAACCGACCCGACTGGCAATCTCGCCGATCGGCAGCGCCGAATCCCGCAACAAGCCCACGGCCATGTGCAAACGTCGACTGCGGATGTAATCCATCGGCGTCTGCCCGCATTCCGTAACGAACCGCGCATGCAGGCGAGCGCTGGACAGACCGGCGATACGCGCCAGGTCGGCGACTTGAAGTGGGTAGGCTGCGTACTGATCGATGTGCGCATTCAGCGCCGCATACGGCAGTCGCCGACCGCCGATGATCTCTGGCCTGGCGTTGTTGAGGCTGGCCAGCAACAACACCGCGCCTTGTTGCGCGATCAGTGGATCGTTGACCTGACTGCCCGCCAACCAACTGACCAATTGGCTTTGCCCTGCATCCAGCGGCAAGCGACCGGCGTGGTCGAGCAAGCGACGGCTGGCCTCGGCGTGATCACCCAGGGACTGAACAACCCATTGGTCATTGGGCACATCCAGCACCAGGCAACGGCTGCCATTGGCACTACCGCAGGCGTGATGGAAACCGGACGGCACTACCACGAAACTCTGCTGGACCACCTGACTGCCACGTCCGTCAACCTCGAAATCCAGCGCACCCGACAACCCGAACACCAGTTGCGCGTGGTCGTGACTGTGGACGATCAGGTCGTGGGTGTATTGGCGAAGCGTGAGGATCGGTCTCATCGCGGGTCTCTTGGTCAAGGTGCGGCCAGTCTACACCGGCCGGGTGCTGTCACAGGACTGACTCGCCACTGTCATAGGCAGTTAACCCGTGCGGCGCAAGCTTGCAAAAACTATCCAGAGGGTTGCCCATGACCAGCGCCGAGCTCGCCAAACCCAGTCGTAAGCAACGTGTGCGAACCTTGTGGATTTCCGATGTGCATCTGGGCACCCGGGATTGCCAGGCCGAACACCTGTCGCAGTTTCTCAAGGGCTATCACGCGGACAAGATCTACCTGGTCGGCGACATCATCGATGGCTGGAAGCTGCGCGGCGGCATGTACTGGCCTCAGGCGCATACGAATGTGATCCGCCGCTTGCTGACCATGAGCAAGCGTGGCACCGAAGTAATCTACGTCACCGGCAACCACGACGAATTCCTGCGCCGCTATTCGAAGCTGATTCTGGGCAATATCCAACTGGTGGATGAAGCCGTGCACGTGACCGCCGATGGTCGCCATCTCCTGGTCATTCATGGCGACCAGTTTGACGTGATCACGAGGTATCACCGCTGGCTGGCCTTTCTCGGCGATTCGGCCTACGAATTCACCCTGACCCTCAACCGCTGGCTCAACCATTGGCGCGCACGCTATGGCTACGGTTACTGGTCGCTGTCGGCGTATCTCAAGCACAAGGTCAAAACCGCGGTCAGCTTCATCAGCGATTTCGAAGAAGCCATCGCTCACGAGTGCGTCAAGCGCGAGTTGCACGGCGTGGTGTGCGGGCACATCCACCATGCCGAGATACGCAAGGTCGGCGGGGTGGATTACCTCAATTGCGGGGATTGGGTGGAGTCTTGCACCGCGCTGATCGAGCATTGGGATGGCTCGATCGAGTTGTATCGATTGGCGGATGCGCAGGCGCGGGAGGCCGAGTTGAAGGCCATCAAAATCGCTGAACCGGCGTAAACCAGAGGTTTAGCCTTTGTGGCGAGGGGGCTTGCCCCCGTTGGGGCGCGAAGCGACCCCAAAACCATTCATCCCGGTTGTATCGGGTAGACCGTATTTGTCGGTTTTTACGACTGCTGCGCAGCCGAACGGGGGCAAGCCCCCTCGCCACAGTTCCCTTACATTCTTCAGGCCGACGAATGTTCTTCCATCGCCGCCTTGTAAATCGAGTGCTTGGGCTGCGCAAACAACCGTTCCATCATCGGTTCAAAGAAGCTCAGCGGCAGCGTGTCATACGCCGGATCAAACGCCGCTGCGTCGTATTTGGCGCAAAACTCAATGGTCGCCTGATACTGCGGATGCCCGCTGAATTGCTCGCGCAGATGCCGATCCATCCCTAGATGATGGAAGAAGTAATACCCCTGGAAAATGCCGTGCTTCTCGACCATCCACAGGTTCTCGGCGCTGACGAACGGCTTGAGGATTGCCGCCGCGATGTCCGGGTGGTTGTAGGAGCCCAAGGTGTCGCCGATGTCGTGAAGCAGCGCACAGACCACGTATTCTTCATCGCGGCCATCGCGCCAGGCACGGCTGGCGGTTTGCAGGGAATGGGTCAGACGATCCACCGGGAAGCCGCCGAAATCACCTGCCAGTAATTTCAGGTGCGCCACAATCCGTGTCGGCAATTGCCTCGCATAGGCACTGAAATCTGCGGCGATGATCGCCCAGTCTTCCTGCGTGCCGTCCTGCATGTGGGTGAAACGGGCATTGGCATTCATCGGCTGTCCTCCTGTGGTTCGTTGGGCCTAGAACGGCACGCGACCCAGAATCATGTCCCGGTACATGACGAAATCACCGAGCAGGCTGTAAAACGGATGTTGAAAGGTCGCGGGGCGGTTCTTCTCGAAAAAGAAATGTCCGGCCCAGGCGAAGCTGTAACCCGCCAGCGGAAGGACCCATAACAGCAGCCAGGCGCCACTGCCGATGGTCAGGGCCAGGATGAAAATAACCAGCGTCGTGCCGATAAAGTGCATTCGTCGGCAAGTGCTGTTGCTGTGTTCGCTGAGGTAATACGGGTAGAACTCAGCGAAGCTATTGAAACGCTTAATGTTTTCCACGACTGCGATCTCTGTGGTGATCGAACTGACATGCAAGATGTTCTGCGGGTAGCTTATTTGAGTCTAGAGTGATCATTGGCATCAGCCAGTGACAATAGGCGCCACTTTAGTATCCTTCGGAAATTGGCCGTAGCATGCGGCTCATCATGTAAGTGGACGACATGAGCGAACGAACGACTTCTGCAAGCTGGGCGATGGGGATTGTCAAAGCACTGGAGATGGACGGCCTGGATTGCCGGGTGCTGTTCAAACAGCTGGGGCTCGATTACGCGGCACTGGATGATCCGGACGCGCGCTTCCCGCAAGATTCCATGACACGACTGTGGCAGCGCGCGGTTGAGCTGTCCGGCAACCCGGCGATTGGCCTGAACATGGGCAAGGTGGTGCGACCGGCCTCCTTCCATGTGGCGGGCTACGCCTTGATGTCCAGCCAGACCCTGGCCGAAGGCTTTCAACGGCTGGTGCGTTATCAGCGGATCATTGCGGAAAGTGCCGACCTGAGTTTCCGATTGTTGGAAGAAGGCTACGCGCTGATTCTGACGGTCCACGGCGACCATCTGCCGCCGACCCGGCAGAGTGCCGAAGCGTCACTGGCTTGTGCCCTGGCGCTGTGCGGCTGGTTGACCGGACGTACCCTGCAACCACGCAAGGTGCTGGTGCAGGGCGATGAACCCGTCGATATCGAGCCCTACAAACAAGCCTTCCATGCGCCTTTGGTGTTTAACGCACCGTATGACGCCTTGATCTTCGAACGCGCTGACATGGAGGCGCCGTTGCCTACCGCCAATGAGGCGATGGCGCTGTTGCACGACCGGTTTGCCGGTGAATACCTGGCGCGGTTTTCCGAGAGTCGCGTAACCCACAAGGCGCGGCAGGTGCTGTGCCGTTTGCTGCCCCAGGGCGAGCCCAAGCGCGATACCGTGGCGCAGACGCTACACCTGTCGCAACGCACCTTGCAGCGACGTTTGCAGGAAGAGGGCACGAGTTTTCAGACGTTGCTGGACGACACCCGGCGTGAACTGGCCGAGCAATACCTGGCGCAGCCGACCATGACCCTGCTGGAAATTGCCTACCTGTTGGGGTTCGCCGATCCGAGCAACTTCTTCCGCGCCTTCCGGCGCTGGTTCGACACCACCCCCGGCGAGTACCGGACGCGGTTGATGGGCGCGCCTGCGCCTGTCAGTGACGCCAGAACGCCGGAATACACAGAACAAACACCGTAATGATTTCGAGTCGGCCCAGTAGCATGCCGAACGAGAGAATCCACTTGGCGGCGTCCGGCAGGGTGGCGAAGTTGCCCGCCGGGCCAATGGTCTCGCCCAGTCCCGGACCAACGCCGGACACTGTGGCGGCCGCGCCGGTGAGGGCGGTCATCCAGTCCACGCCGAGCAGCGACAACAGCAGCGCGATCACGCAGATGGTGATGGCGAAGAAGAACGAAAAGGTCAGAATCGAGCGCACGATCTCTTCATCGAGACGGTGACCGTTGTACTTCTGCTTGATCACCGCGCGCGGGTGAATCAACTGGTTAAGGTTGGCCTTGAGCAGAATGTATGCAACCTGGAAGCGGAAAATCTTGATCCCGCCAGCGGTCGAGCCCGAGCAACCGCCGATAAAGCCCAGGTAGAAGAACAGCATCAGCGAGAAATTGCCCCAGAGGCTGTAGTCCCCCAGCGCAAATCCTGTGGTCGTGACCACCGAGGTCACGTTCAGCGCCACATGCCGTAATGCCTCCAGCCAATGCAACTGGGTGGTCCACCAATACCAGGTGCCGAGCACCAGCCAGGTCACCAGCAACATGCCGAGCAAGCCTTGAACCTGCTCATCCTTGATCAGTGCTTTGCGGTTACCGCGCAAGGTCGCTACATACAGGGTGAACGGCAGGGCACCAAGAATCATGATAACGATCGCGACCCAATGCACTGCAGGCTCCGGCCACTTGGCCAAAGACTGGTCGGAGGTCGAGAAACCACCGGTGGAAATCGCTGACATCGCGTGGTTGATCGCGTCGAACGGACTCATCCCGGCCCACCAGAACGCCAGGCTGCCGAAAATGGTGATGCCGACGTAGGCCGCAACGATCAAACGCGCCACCATGTGCGAACGGGGCATGACTTTTTCGGAACGGTCTGACGACTCGGTCTGAA of the Pseudomonas frederiksbergensis genome contains:
- a CDS encoding AraC family transcriptional regulator is translated as MSERTTSASWAMGIVKALEMDGLDCRVLFKQLGLDYAALDDPDARFPQDSMTRLWQRAVELSGNPAIGLNMGKVVRPASFHVAGYALMSSQTLAEGFQRLVRYQRIIAESADLSFRLLEEGYALILTVHGDHLPPTRQSAEASLACALALCGWLTGRTLQPRKVLVQGDEPVDIEPYKQAFHAPLVFNAPYDALIFERADMEAPLPTANEAMALLHDRFAGEYLARFSESRVTHKARQVLCRLLPQGEPKRDTVAQTLHLSQRTLQRRLQEEGTSFQTLLDDTRRELAEQYLAQPTMTLLEIAYLLGFADPSNFFRAFRRWFDTTPGEYRTRLMGAPAPVSDARTPEYTEQTP
- a CDS encoding TrkH family potassium uptake protein is translated as MALPTLRLIGFIIGIFLITLAIAMVVPMGTLVVFDRTGDLPSFLWASMITFLAGLTLVIPGRPEHVHLRPRDMYLLTVSSWLVVCIFAALPFLLTQHISYTDSFFESMSGITATGATVLTGLDNMSPGILMWRSLLHWIGGIGFIGMAVAILPLLRIGGMRLFQTESSDRSEKVMPRSHMVARLIVAAYVGITIFGSLAFWWAGMSPFDAINHAMSAISTGGFSTSDQSLAKWPEPAVHWVAIVIMILGALPFTLYVATLRGNRKALIKDEQVQGLLGMLLVTWLVLGTWYWWTTQLHWLEALRHVALNVTSVVTTTGFALGDYSLWGNFSLMLFFYLGFIGGCSGSTAGGIKIFRFQVAYILLKANLNQLIHPRAVIKQKYNGHRLDEEIVRSILTFSFFFAITICVIALLLSLLGVDWMTALTGAAATVSGVGPGLGETIGPAGNFATLPDAAKWILSFGMLLGRLEIITVFVLCIPAFWRH
- a CDS encoding HD domain-containing protein gives rise to the protein MNANARFTHMQDGTQEDWAIIAADFSAYARQLPTRIVAHLKLLAGDFGGFPVDRLTHSLQTASRAWRDGRDEEYVVCALLHDIGDTLGSYNHPDIAAAILKPFVSAENLWMVEKHGIFQGYYFFHHLGMDRHLREQFSGHPQYQATIEFCAKYDAAAFDPAYDTLPLSFFEPMMERLFAQPKHSIYKAAMEEHSSA
- a CDS encoding DUF962 domain-containing protein, translated to MENIKRFNSFAEFYPYYLSEHSNSTCRRMHFIGTTLVIFILALTIGSGAWLLLWVLPLAGYSFAWAGHFFFEKNRPATFQHPFYSLLGDFVMYRDMILGRVPF
- a CDS encoding helix-turn-helix transcriptional regulator, which encodes MRPILTLRQYTHDLIVHSHDHAQLVFGLSGALDFEVDGRGSQVVQQSFVVVPSGFHHACGSANGSRCLVLDVPNDQWVVQSLGDHAEASRRLLDHAGRLPLDAGQSQLVSWLAGSQVNDPLIAQQGAVLLLASLNNARPEIIGGRRLPYAALNAHIDQYAAYPLQVADLARIAGLSSARLHARFVTECGQTPMDYIRSRRLHMAVGLLRDSALPIGEIASRVGYSSQSAFAAAVLREFGASPGKLRREVGDKGRESGDRHNGTLRGSM
- a CDS encoding UDP-2,3-diacylglucosamine diphosphatase, with product MTSAELAKPSRKQRVRTLWISDVHLGTRDCQAEHLSQFLKGYHADKIYLVGDIIDGWKLRGGMYWPQAHTNVIRRLLTMSKRGTEVIYVTGNHDEFLRRYSKLILGNIQLVDEAVHVTADGRHLLVIHGDQFDVITRYHRWLAFLGDSAYEFTLTLNRWLNHWRARYGYGYWSLSAYLKHKVKTAVSFISDFEEAIAHECVKRELHGVVCGHIHHAEIRKVGGVDYLNCGDWVESCTALIEHWDGSIELYRLADAQAREAELKAIKIAEPA
- a CDS encoding DMT family transporter, which produces MTPRTALGALHIGALMFGLTGVFGKLAAASPAVIVFGRAAFAVLALAVFARFASATRWQKLEAVDWRRLLLSGLLLAGHWVSFFIAVKVAGVAIATLGFASFPAFTVILEGLIFRERIRANEILLVVLVSIGLVLVTPDFDLASGATMGLLWAVGSGLLFSLLSLTNRASSGRIPAVQAALCQNVVVALCLLPLAAPQLSEVRTIDWLWIGLLGVFCTGVAHSLFVASLAVIKARTAAVVFALEPVYGITMAWLLFDENPTLRMLIGGALIIVAIVVSSRLSGASSKKNVAAEVASH